DNA sequence from the Gouania willdenowi chromosome 21, fGouWil2.1, whole genome shotgun sequence genome:
ttctcttaaagtttcaagttgcaatgttaagaatcacttcagagggcccaaactgacattttctcagcgtgttgaagctgttttaggccatacttaaaaatttagttgatcTCTTAAAGTTTTAAGTTGCAATATTAagaatcacttcagagggcccaaactgacgttttctcagcgtgttgaagctgtttttggctatactaaaaaatttagttgttctcttaaagtttcaagttgcaatgttaaaaattacttcagagggcccaaactgacgttttctcagcgtgttgaagctgttttaggccatactaaaaaattaagttgttctcttaaagattcaagttgcaatgttaaaaatcacttcagagggcccaaactgacgttttctcagcgtgttgaagctgtttttggctacactaaaaaaatttagttgatctcttaaagtttcacGTTGCtgtgttaaaaatcacttcagagggcccaaactgatgttttctcagcgtgttgaagctgttttaggccatactaataaatttagttgttctcttaaagtttcaagttgcaatgttaaaaatcacttcagagggcccaaactgacgttttctcagcgtgttgaagctgtttttggctatacaaaaaaatttagttgttctcttaaagtttaaagttgcaatgttaaaaattacttcagagggcccaaacagatgttttctcagcgtgttgaagctgtttcacgccatactaaaaaatttagttgttctcttaaagtttcaaattgcaatgttaaaaatcacttcagacggcccaaactgacgttttctcagcgtgttgaagctgttttaggccatactaataaatttagttgttctcttaaagtttcaagttgcaatgttaaaaatcacttcagagggcccaaactgacgttttctcaccgtgttgaagctgttttttgctatactaaaaaatttagttattctcttaaagtttcaagttgcaatgttaaaaatcacttcagagggcccaaactgacgttttctcagcgtgttgaagctgtttttgcctacactaaaaaatttagttgttctcttaaagtttcaagttgcaatgttaaaaatcacttcagagggcccaaactgacgttttctcagtgtgtcgaagctgttttaggccatactaaaaaatttagttgttctcttaaagtttcaagttgcaatgttaaaaatcacttcagagggcccaaactgatgttttctcagcgtgttgaagctgttttaggccatacttaaaaattttgatgttctcttatgctacgttcacaccaaacgcggtttctgcggcacaagcgaacagattacatgcaaagtcaatggtttagacgcgctgggaggcGAATTATTCGCCGGTGGGGCGGCGCGAACTGTTTCGCGCGTTGAACGCGAATGCTGCGGCAAGCGCGTTCCCGATTTTCGCGTTATTCgccgttcgcttgagttgaaaatattgaactccagcggcagtttcgcgtgacgcgcaggcgcgaacgccaatcagagtccttgttggcaatgacgtcaTGCCGTCAACGCGGAAACCAGTCCACCCACCTATTCAAACATGGATGACAAGCTAAtcgtagcggtgtgtgaccaccctGAGCTGTACAACACAGCCAGTTATTGGTACCGGGACCGGACCAAGAAGGACCTGGCGTGGAGGACGATCGGCGAAGCGGTGGGACTAGCAGGTAAATCTTctttctctgtagttttcatctttgaaagtcggcaatGAGCTAGGATTTGCAGCTAATGGCCGCTGTGTCATTTTACCGCCTTTTTCACTTGTGGTTCATTGAATTGAATTAGAATTATATAGTCTTCATAAACAagtacagaacaaacaataCCCAGTAGTTCAATTCTTCAGCTGAAAGGGtataggttgaagcaaagcttatttcaccatcacaaCATAAAAAACCAGGTTatctacataatatcacacacaaaaaatatttaacttatattactatttttacaatacacaCTCAATATAAATTCTGCacaatttttatatatacagtctgTACATGTATATTACATAATATTGATacactatttcatatttataaaacaaacGTCATCAATTTAATTTagagtggcaatatataaattaataaaaacattttattttatttagtaagGATTGATATATGTTATACCGTTGTATacatattattgtttatttttctgctgtttATAACAGCGGATCTCTGCCGTAAAAGGTGGAAGGGCCTGAGAGACACgtatttaaaggaaaaaagaaagtgtctggaGAAAAGGAGTGGGTCAGCTGCAGGGCCATCAAAAAGGTGGAAATACTCTGCGGTCATGTCCTTCCTCGACCCCTTCATTTCACCGAGAGACACCAGCAGCAACATGGTGCAGggggttgaggaagacagggCTGCAGAATATGGTCAtccatcagagactggaggtttgtttatcagtgcagacatatatacatatagaaaaATGTATCTGCTTCATAATCAGACCTTTATGCACAATAGGACTTCTTCtagtgtgggtggggggggatAAAAATCTAGTatcatgatttaaaatgtatagtaatgTTTCATATCTCATGTTTGttgtcactcagaggtaaacaatgaGGGAGAGGAAGCAGAAGGTGAGGGCGAAGGAGAGGATGCTGGTGGTGCTGATGTGGAGGCTGGAGGTGCTGATGGgggtgctgctgctgttgcaagGGTTCCTGCTAATGctgcagcagcatctcctgcaggatcaagtgcagccaaaccatctggTATGATCAtaacagaagttgttttgcattctgttataaatacAATGTATCTTTAAatgcttggtatatcagtgatgacaatgttgatcattacctcgattaattaaaatatatctatgatcgtatttaagtaacagtgacttgataagctattAATATATGTTAATATGTTTCTTTAAAGGAAGGAGAGCAAAGAAGAGACCCAGCCAAGGCCCAAGTGAGATGGACCTGGTCATCATGGAGGCCCTCAGAAGACCTCCTCCTTCTCCACCACCACCTATGTCGGCagatgaaatgtttttaaaaagcctgCTTCCTACCCTGCAAAGAGTGCCCCCAGAAAACAGGGAGTTTGTAAAATTACAAATGTACAAAGTACTTGTTGACAATCTTCCGGTGACATCTAAATTTAGAAAATTTTGAATAGGTTTTAGATTTGgctgggtggggtggggtgggggcaCTCTTTGCATGGTAGGAATCACATTGTAAATAGTTTATTTCGAAGTTTTATAAAGTTaatgtaaatagtttgtttaaaattgaggtattataaAGTTCATGtgaatagtttgtttaaaattgaggtattataaAGTTCATGtgaatagtttgtttaaaattgaggtattataaagttaatataatagtttgtttaaaatcgaGGTATTACAAAGTTAAtataatagtttgtttaaaatcgaGGTATTATAAAGTTAAcataatagtttgtttaaaatcgaGGTATTATAAAGCTCATGTAAATAATGTTCTTTAAGGATTGTTGAgtaaaatcacattttcaagTTGACATTCGctttctatgtattttttacCAATGCATCTAAACATCTATATGTGTATtccacatcaaggttatatataATGTTCATATAAGAATTTAGAGTTTCCTTATGTCtctgtgagacctttaatgccttAACTGAATTTCTGAGGTGAGGTTTCATGGATTGTTTATgtctggttaaaaatgaagatgGCAAATGTCTCTCCCCCAATtatccatatttattatacacatgttaatgCAGTAGGAAGTATGCTCTATAGACgtatgtggttggctcttaaaagagCCGTTTTGTGTGCGCTGGTGCACTATGACAGCCTGCTGTCTTGCCACGGAACAGCTCCCTCTGCAGAGAAGTATGATGTGAAGACCTCTCGCACCCTGATGGCCTCCCGTCCAGAGTAGTTGGCGGCAACTCTTCCCAGTCCTGGCAGTGGCTCCACCTCAGCAGTTGGATTGTTCACCCTGGCTGTGGTAGATGTGTGTCGCAGGAAGTTGTGCAGAACACAGGTTGCCTTCACACATTTCTCTGCAACATCTACCCTCACCTCCATGGCACGCCTGTACATTCTCCACTGAGAGGAGAGGATGCCAAAGGCATCTTCCACCACCATACGAGCCCGGGACAGACGGTAATTGAAAATTTTCCGCTCTCTTGGGATGTTGCGCCCAGGAAATGGCCTCATGAGGTTTTTCCTGAGTGGAAAAGCCTCATCGGCAACAAACGCGTGTGGCTGTGGCCCACGGTGGTCTGCCCCTGGCAGTGTCTGGTCTGCAGGCAAGGGGAGGGTGCCGGCCCGGAGAGCCTGACCAAACGTGGAGTTGGCGAGGATCCCTCCATCACTTGTTCTCCCATAGCCCCCGACATCAATCACCCGGAAACAATAATTTGCGTCTACAACTGCAAGGAGAACTAAAGAATATGTTCCCTTGTAGTTGTAGAACATTGATCCTGACTTGGGGGGGGCTTTAAGGACAACATGTTTGCCATCAAGTGCTCCACAGCAGAGAGGGAAATTCCACTTTGCCTCAAAGGTCTCAGCAATGGACTTCCACTCCTCTGCGGTGGGAACAGCCATGAACTCCTCCACTAGGCAGTCCCAGATAGCAGCTGCAACCTCAGGCACAATGTAGGAGACGGTGGAGACCCCAACGCGGAAGCTGTTTGCTatggtcctgaaggagtcacctgtggccagGTACCTGCACGGTGAACGACACAGAAAAGATTAGATCGATTGATGATCAAATATacataatgtgggtgtgtgcataaaagaggaagaaatgagagagagagaacacgCCTTATCTCCCACAATGTGTCTCCAGAGGACAATAATTATTAGTACATAATGATTTATGATTACttcatattaaataaattataaacaatacataatattattaatgagagaaaataattaccaatagtaaataaataatgatttgtgaattattacttaaataatatattaattatCAACAATAGATAATTTTAATGAAGCAGGCCCAATCTCACCAGAATAGGTTTCTCCAGAGGACAATAAttaacaatagtaaataaataatgatttatgaattattacttaaatattacatgaattataaataatattaatgaagcAGGCCTAATCTCCCAGAATAGGTGTAGCCAGAGGACAATAATTATTAGTACATAATGATTTATGATTGCTTCATATTAAAGAAATTATAGAAAATACATAATAGTATTAATGAAGCAGGTCTAATCTCCCAGAATAGGTTTCTTCAGAGGAAAATAATTACCAAtagtaaataaattatttgtgaattattacttaaataatatattaattatCAACAATAAATAGTATTAATGAGGCAGGCCTTATTTCCCAGAATAGGCATCTAAAGAGGACAAACATTTTAATGGagtatctatctttattgtgtatttgagcgatatgtctgatgaatcatggcaATGGCATCTTCGGTTAatgaaacttaccggagacagatggacagccGTTCGGATGCAGAGATGGAACGCCGGTAGTTGGTGTCCTGCCGGGAGatccgtgggccaatccgacccagcaggT
Encoded proteins:
- the LOC114455468 gene encoding uncharacterized protein LOC114455468 isoform X2, with product MDDKLIVAVCDHPELYNTASYWYRDRTKKDLAWRTIGEAVGLAEVNNEGEEAEGEGEGEDAGGADVEAGGADGGAAAVARVPANAAAASPAGSSAAKPSGRRAKKRPSQGPSEMDLVIMEALRRPPPSPPPPMSADEMFLKSLLPTLQRVPPENREFVKLQMYKVLVDNLPVTSKFRKF
- the LOC114455468 gene encoding transcription factor Adf-1-like isoform X1; the protein is MDDKLIVAVCDHPELYNTASYWYRDRTKKDLAWRTIGEAVGLAADLCRKRWKGLRDTYLKEKRKCLEKRSGSAAGPSKRWKYSAVMSFLDPFISPRDTSSNMVQGVEEDRAAEYGHPSETGEVNNEGEEAEGEGEGEDAGGADVEAGGADGGAAAVARVPANAAAASPAGSSAAKPSGRRAKKRPSQGPSEMDLVIMEALRRPPPSPPPPMSADEMFLKSLLPTLQRVPPENREFVKLQMYKVLVDNLPVTSKFRKF